A genomic segment from Acyrthosiphon pisum isolate AL4f chromosome A3, pea_aphid_22Mar2018_4r6ur, whole genome shotgun sequence encodes:
- the Rpa2 gene encoding replication protein A2 (The RefSeq protein has 5 substitutions, 1 frameshift, 1 non-frameshifting indel and aligns at 97% coverage compared to this genomic sequence), with translation MWGDDEGGFNVTMTQSPTTASGVEPKQNTVISVAIRELFDSNEENKNTHVVVVGIIKQVETQALKNMFTIEDNTGRLLCIQWGDENELSRYPKLIENAYFKVVGSKRMQNDKVTLLCHSVRPLETLNELTHHLLSIIALPYITEEINVASGTQQSTATNQKDFLMSGDNTNGFMDTTNNLSLNPRQLKVYTVIKRCQDEAGYSALDIQKILPEKMPLSEIEKILSFFIEEGHIFSTIDENHYKVTDFGS, from the exons atgtGGGGTGACGATGAAGGTGGGTTTAATGTCACAATGACGCAAAGTCCAACAACAGCATCTGGAGTTGAACCAAAACAAAATACTGTAATCTCTGTAGCTATTCGTGAATTGTTTGATAGTAACGAggaaaacaaaaatacacaTGTTGTAGTTGTTGGAATTATCAAGCAGGTAAAaccactatttatttt aataaatatattt ACTGGTCGTTTGTTGTGCATTCAATGGGGAGACGAGAACGAATTGTCAAGATATCCAAAGTTGATTGAAAACGCTTATTTTAAAGTAGTTGGTAGTAAGAGAATGCAAAATGACAAAGTTACTTTGCTTTGTCATAGTGTCAGACCTTTAGAAACTCTAAATGAATTAACACATCATTTATTAAGCATTATTGCGTTACCATATATAACCGAGGAAATCAATGTG gcTAGCGGTACACAACAATCTACTGCAACAAACCAAAAAGACTTTTTAATGAGTGGTGATAATACTAATGGATTTATGGATACAACTAACAATTTATCGCTGAATCCGAGGCAATTAAAAGTTTATACAGTAATAAAGAGGTGCCAGGATGAGGCAGGTTATTCAGCATTAGATATACAAAAGATACTTCCAGAGAAAATGCCATTAtcagaaatagaaaaaattcttTCATTTTTCATCGAAGAGGGACATATTTTCTCAACCATTGATGAGAATCATTACAAAGTCACTGATTTCGGAAGTTAA